The following are from one region of the Gadus chalcogrammus isolate NIFS_2021 chromosome 19, NIFS_Gcha_1.0, whole genome shotgun sequence genome:
- the LOC130372117 gene encoding mucin-2-like, translating into MAQSRSSQGEQMATNKPKDDMAARQRQPSRTFSAQRQAEQQINPLQDSENVQTQQGSTSQPGILSGMFNKLNKPTENVGVIGQGSAGQVPQPRSRMNLLSRQSPIQTQGPSLDTDQSLQQEKVEQDNYPAQPAKQQGFLSAIFNKIESRESSQLNQAEIAAHGSEKNIERYSSGVLPEINKLASNSEKDDRQSNAFYSNQSRHALVRAPVSIDRESLDLRTSATFSRSPQGRETYSSVSTGNLAQLSYYPGSLHYVQAMAYSTSNIPCLSQGYSNPALVPMEQCIRGSSSSLYEGQLSPYAISPTYDDENHWIQQSALWQQFQSESQNYQHVPDQVNGQWSQRESLQNLSLQCNPSNMNQLNAAQLQPSQGVNFQPEQHELHQFQGSQGFNNDPYGKNKPWNSYDDLQYANREESALNLTTREGNAKLGKWHSFNNDSSYSLSGVSYYEGFYEETPPSLSYSANWQHGTNGFHNVPANGVIHQSKYNSNKTESSFPPRSSSEFEDPAYLEDIEWYQQWLALLEQGMWWPAEEGDCGYFVYTDHEYIYTLLTDAAGEFVYACAPEGKPLEGVQPVEGFPSAWLDNEQVSVCGFKVPLYNEDELLWLPGQDQNHSQLLNAPVDLSAAYRKGNQIMNLNLERFSEMFENSFAPQGELIGDLASYSLNKVRMDPRQARYINEDPYTNVMDLSCQNKQYSGPCWNNQETKSLLAQKVAVSLSSTPTACPNQQFPNNCYQPGQRRRSSGAVTVKHIKDTSEEEWRKRVTPGQQQPNRGHISSLVSSFVTKSSQPDSSIVSQEQQGTAKSKSTEQPKSIISLGLQSLRSKIVKDDSTTPVAQPQSAEQKSEITSTRRSRMLPTSPTASQISPTQEPSQTTAQKPRLARQSTMSQQASPVVQQPVSGPFGSRDSLNKSGQLTQTQPKPAEVIKVEKPKEQPQAGFMSMFKTAVGIEEPKPEPPDQQNKIGYTGTLPVTANTEATGVSNLFGSLGSLFGSDTSSTSQPQPKPTVPESSLTTASRPKGLQRQQTMDQSSSSRSSPIQQPIKSVSQVFTSNSAQGPGPGRSQTMPPTGQTKQEPVPKSTGGLFGFSIGEMLSGTSPAAQAGPSSSAVAAPEAPQEESIGKSFLSLFTGPSPAQPASKTGPASQAPSPNEASRAASRPAPQAASQATPQSTPQAAPQATLKSTPQATPQANQEESLGKSILSMFSGPSSAQAAPSATTPAAGTSPQVPPQESFGKSLMSMFGNQSPIPAQAQTKPSAELPSQGTALPKEPASTGFQSMFSGPQTQTGSILGGILPGASGSSQSPAKGLLSMFSEPPQTLHTPPRQQCTSQSQSETQGVQQPQPQGQPQGQQANSVLGGLFGGLSTSNESPAKSLFSMFGGPSPAKPPAPGSTGTSTPGAGLMSMFTSTLQQTPSQVSEVPTTSDTLGKISTSNEHGLASVEPQVTPLIDSTGKQITSANATTIKKESTPEPTPQEGVPHKPPTSSELNSMLGSSSLQATHVQAGSGIDVPKAGPSPANETPRPPASNEPAKGLLSMFGGPAPQATTPQTGGSLFGGMFGGSGPQAATPQTAGSLLGGLFGGSAPAASSAQTGGSVLGGMFGGTAASTATPQPQTGGSILGGMFGGATSQTTVPQTAGSLLGSMFGGLTSQPAPPGAPSAPGETPVKGLLSMFGGPSPSPTVTEHLKPTESQIPDTSSVGQEKDSALKQPDTETALQAANSTKPESNISIVQDTDKPPELTVDGQFKDVHIGTATEQPVKPDEPTKPEPMVDLRSENQSPSKSNEATPLSESTIPVVAQQEKPPEPDKSMLDSSADAVSGFMSSLFKPATAPVTPQQQQQPKPSSVGGASQPSQTGGSLLGGIFGGATNQNTNSGSLLGGLFGGTAPQAKPQTTGPPTGGSILGGMFGGPTAKPAAPQAAGSMLGGLFGGSSAQTPTAAAGGSLLGGMFGGATAQTTASQIGAGLGGIGGSLFGGVAKDPQGPKPAETKITPAAAPPTENKSESVPLKIDQVSTEAQENIPKEVSDVVPPSVNSNLADATVKEKSDIEGEEVIHEKPILIIGEAENKDLDMSATPDVQKVDTGKATVDPVPQNPDSSQAKSLFGFMSTPGEAGKSLGSLFSSTPAQTAASPSTPQSDAVSGLFSGFKTLSAGIFQEESPAAEKQEQPAATSTSLFGAKISFPWQTESSKPPAPSVSTPQPRPSVTTTNTQSVPTTPAAQRKEPVGSQGVIAHPQICLSTPEVDPSASPSQKEQEGLVETPSSAGPTSGVQLDTLSKTELLSAKRLVKA; encoded by the coding sequence ATGGCACAAAGTCGTTCCAGCCAGGGCGAACAGATGGCAACAAATAAACCAAAAGATGACATGGCAGCAAGACAACGTCAACCTAGTAGAACCTTTTCTGCACAGCGACAGGCAGAACAGCAGATTAACCCCCTCCAAGATAGTGAGAATGTTCAGACACAACAAGGGAGCACAAGTCAGCCTGGAATACTCTCGGGTATGTTTAACAAGTTGAATAAACCAACTGAAAATGTTGGCGTCATCGGGCAGGGATCAGCGGGGCAAGTGCCGCAGCCAAGATCGAGAATGAACCTTTTGTCAAGACAGTCCCCGATTCAAACTCAGGGACCTTCCCTTGATACCGATCAGTCTCTTCAACAAGAGAAGGTGGAGCAAGACAATTATCCTGCACAGCCTGCTAAACAGCAAGGATTTCTATCAGCGATTTTCAACAAAATTGAATCCAGGGAATCTTCACAACTTAATCAAGCAGAAATAGCAGCTCATGGTTCAGAGAAAAACATTGAAAGATACTCTTCTGGAGTGCTTccagaaataaataaacttgCTTCTAATTCTGAAAAAGATGACAGACAGAGCAATGCATTTTATTCCAACCAAAGCAGACATGCTTTGGTAAGAGCCCCTGTTTCAATTGACagagagagtctggacctaaggACCTCAGCCACTTTTTCTAGATCTCCCCAGGGTCGAGAAACGTACTCCTCAGTCAGCACTGGGAATTTAGCACAGCTTTCATACTATCCAGGATCCCTTCATTATGTTCAGGCAATGGCGTACAGCACCAGTAATATCCCCTGCCTTTCACAGGGCTACTCAAATCCCGCTCTCGTACCAATGGAGCAATGCATCAGGGGAAGCAGTTCTTCTTTGTATGAAGGTCAGCTGTCACCGTATGCAATAAGCCCCACTTATGATGATGAAAATCATTGGATCCAGCAGTCTGCTCTTTGGCAGCAGTTTCAGAGTGAGTCCCAGAATTATCAACATGTCCCAGACCAAGTTAATGGACAGTGGAGCCAAAGGGAATCATTACAGAacctctctctccagtgtaACCCCTCCAATATGAACCAGCTTAATGCAGCTCAACTGCAACCAAGCCAAGGAGTTAATTTCCAACCAGAGCAGCATGAGCTTCATCAATTCCAAGGAAGCCAAGGTTTCAATAATGACCCATATGGCAAAAATAAACCGTGGAACAGCTATGACGACTTACAATATGCAAACAGGGAGGAGAGTGCATTAAACTTAACTACAAGAGAGGGTAATGCCAAACTTGGGAAATGGCACTCATTTAATAATGATAGCTCTTACAGTCTAAGTGGAGTTTCATACTATGAAGGTTTTTACGAGGAGACCCCACCAAGCCTATCTTACTCTGCAAATTGGCAACATGGAACCAATGGTTTCCACAATGTCCCGGCTAACGGAGTGATTCATCAGAGCAAATATAATTCAAATAAAACAGAATCAAGTTTCCCTCCACGTTCCTCCAGTGAGTTTGAGGACCCCGCGTATCTTGAAGATATCGAGTGGTACCAGCAATGGCTTGCATTGTTGGAGCAAGGCATGTGGTGGCCAGCAGAGGAAGGTGATTGTGGCTACTTCGTTTACACCGACCATGAATACATCTACACCTTGCTCACCGATGCAGCCGGGGAGTTTGTCTACGCCTGCGCCCCTGAAGGAAAGCCTTTGGAAGGTGTGCAGCCAGTGGAGGGCTTTCCTAGTGCTTGGTTGGACAACGAACAGGTGTCGGTGTGTGGCTTTAAAGTTCCCCTGTACAATGAAGACGAGCTTCTCTGGTTACCCGGACAAGACCAGAATCATTCACAGCTTCTGAATGCACCAGTAGATTTATCAGCTGCATATAGAAAGGGAAATCAGATCATGAATTTGAACCTTGAACGTTTCTCGGAAATGTTTGAAAATTCATTTGCGCCGCAGGGAGAGCTCATTGGAGACCTGGCATCGTACAGCTTGAACAAAGTCAGGATGGATCCCAGACAGGCGAGATACATTAATGAGGACCCCTACACAAATGTCATGGACCTCTCCTGTCAAAATAAACAGTACTCAGGCCCTTGTTGGAACAATCAAGAAACAAAGAGTCTTCTTGCCCAAAAGGTTGCTGTTTCACTTAGCTCTACCCCTACAGCATGTCCAAATCAGCAGTTCCCTAACAACTGTTATCAACCTGGCCAACGGCGACGGTCATCTGGTGCTGTGACTGTGAAGCACATAAAAGATACATCAGAGGAGGAATGGAGGAAGAGAGTtacccccggtcaacaacagccTAACCGTGGACACATATCCTCTCTCGTATCATCCTTTGTGACAAAGTCATCTCAGCCAGACTCTAGCATTGTCTCCCAAGAGCAGCAAGGAACAGCAAAATCGAAATCCACTGAACAGCCTAAAAGCATTATATCTTTGGGTCTGCAGAGCCTTAGGTCAAAGATAGTTAAAGATGATTCTACTACCCCTGTGGCACAACCACAAAGTGCCGAACAAAAATCTGAGATCACATCTACCCGTCGCTcaagaatgttgcccacatcTCCAACAGCTAGTCAAATTAGTCCAACTCAAGAACCTTCCCAGACTACTGCACAGAAACCTAGACTTGCACGACAGTCCACAATGTCACAGCAAGCATCCCCAGTGGTTCAACAACCGGTCTCTGGACCATTTGGCTCAAGGGATTCCCTAAACAAATCTGGACAACTGACACAGACGCAACCGAAGCCAGCTGAAGTAATCAAAGTAGAGAAACCAAAGGAACAACCACAAGCAGGATTTATGAGCATGTTCAAGACTGCAGTAGGAATAGAAGAACCCAAACCAGAGCCCCCTGATCAGCAGAATAAAATTGGTTACACTGGTACCTTGCCTGTCACAGCTAACACAGAGGCGACAGGAGTATCAAATCTGTTTGGATCCTTAGGCAGCCTTTTTGGTTCTGACACCTCATCAACATCGCAACCCCAACCAAAACCCACTGTACCGGAGAGTTCTTTGACAACGGCATCTAGACCGAAGGGTTTACAGCGACAACAGACAATGGATCAGAGTTCATCCTCTCGGTCATCTCCGATTCAGCAACCAATCAAAAGTGTGTCACAAGTATTTACTTCTAATTCTGCCCAAGGTCCTGGGCCAGGCAGATCCCAAACAATGCCACCAACAGGACAGACCAAACAAGAACCAGTACCCAAATCAACTGGTGGACTGTTTGGATTTTCCATTGGCGAAATGCTGTCAGGAACATCTCCAGCTGCTCAAGCTGGTCCGTCATCTTCAGCGGTTGCAGCTCCAGAGGCTCCACAAGAAGAATCAATTGGTAAAAGCTTCTTATCCTTATTTACTGGCCCGAGTCCTGCACAACCTGCTTCTAAAACTGGGCCTGCATCACAAGCACCTTCACCAAATGAAGCTTCACGGGCTGCTTCACGTCCTGCTCCCCAAGCTGCTTCTCAAGCTACTCCCCAATCTACGCCCCAAGCTGCTCCTCAAGCTACTCTCAAATCTACTCCCCAAGCTACTCCCCAAGCAAATCAAGAAGAATCACTCGGCAAAAGTATATTATCAATGTTCAGTGGTCCGAGTTCCGCCCAGGCTGCGCCATCAGCTACAACACCTGCTGCAGGCACTAGTCCCCAAGTACCTCCGCAAGAATCTTTTGGTAAAAGTTTAATGTCAATGTTTGGAAACCAAAGTCCCATCCCGGCCCAAGCTCAAACCAAGCCTAGTGCTGAACTGCCATCCCAAGGGACTGCTCTGCCCAAGGAGCCGGCCAGTACAGGATTTCAATCCATGTTCAGTGGTCCCCAAACACAGACTGGTTCTATACTTGGAGGGATTCTGCCAGGTGCCTCTGGTTCAAGTCAATCACCAGCAAAGGGATTGCTATCAATGTTTAGTGAGCCACCTCAAACATTGCATACCCCACCTCGGCAACAATGCACGTCTCAATCACAAAGTGAAACACAAGGTgtacaacaaccacaaccacaaggCCAACCACAGGGGCAGCAAGCCAATTCTGTCCTCGGGGGACTTTTTGGTGGCTTGTCGACTTCCAATGAAAGTCCAGCGAAAAGTTTATTCTCAATGTTTGGTGGTCCCAGTCCCGCCAAACCTCCAGCACCTGGAAGCACCGGTACTTCAACTCCGGGAGCAGGCCTAATGTCCATGTTCACGTCTACTTTACAACAAACTCCCTCACAAGTATCAGAGGTGCCAACCACCAGTGATACACTGGGTAAAATCTCAACTTCAAATGAGCATGGTCTTGCATCAGTGGAACCACAAGTAACACCGTTAATTGACTCTACTGGGAAGCAAATTACATCTGCCAATGCGACCACAATTAAAAAGGAATCAACCCCAGAGCCCACACCTCAGGAAGGGGTTCCTCATAAACCACCAACTTCCTCAGAATTGAATTCCATGCTCGGCAGCTCAAGTCTACAGGCCACACATGTGCAAGCTGGATCTGGCATTGATGTTCCAAAAGCAGGACCATCGCCTGCAAACGAGACACCTAGACCACCAGCCTCAAACGAACCTGCTAAAGGTCTGTTGTCCATGTTTGGAGGGCCTGCTCCTCAAGCAACCACTCCCCAAACTGGGGGGTCTTTATTCGGGGGTATGTTTGGAGGCTCCGGTCCACAGGCAGCCACTCCACAAACCGCTGGGTCTTTGCTTGGAGGTTTGTTTGGGGGAAGTGCTCCAGCTGCTTCCAGTGCTCAAACTGGAGGATCTGTACTTGGTGGGATGTTTGGAGGCACCGCGGCCTCCACTGCCACACCACAACCACAGACTGGTGGATCCATATTGGGTGGAATGTTTGGCGGAGCTACCTCCCAAACAACAGTTCCCCAAACGGCCGGTTCATTACTTGGGAGTATGTTTGGGGGTTTGACTTCCCAGCCGGCTCCTCCTGGAGCTCCCTCTGCACCAGGGGAAACCCCTGTTAAAGGCTTGCTGTCAATGTTTGGAGGACCAAGTCCATCTCCCACAGTGACTGAACATCTAAAACCCACTGAGAGCCAAATACCAGATACATCTTCTGTGGGCCAAGAGAAAGACAGTGCACTCAAACAACCTGACACTGAAACTGCATTACAGGCAGCAAACTCAACTAAACCTGAGAGTAACATTTCTATTGTTCAGGATACCGACAAGCCACCTGAATTAACCGTTGATGGTCAATTTAAAGATGTACATATTGGTACAGCAACTGAACAACCAGTCAAGCCAGATGAGCCAACTAAACCAGAACCAATGGTAGACCTAAGAAGCGAGAATCAATCGCCATCAAAATCCAACGAGGCAACGCCTTTGTCTGAGTCAACCATTCCAGTTGTAGCACAACAAGAGAAGCCCCCAGAGCCAGATAAATCGATGCTTGATTCTTCAGCTGATGCAGTTTCAGGGTTTATGTCCTCACTTTTCAAACCGGCAACTGCACCAGTTACtccgcagcagcaacaacagccaAAACCTTCTAGTGTAGGAGGAGCATCCCAACCTTCTCAGACGGGGGGATCTTTATTGGGTGGTATTTTTGGAGGAGCCACCAACCAGAACACAAACTCTGGGTCGTTACTTGGAGGTTTATTTGGTGGGACGGCTCCACAGGCTAAGCCTCAAACTACTGGACCTCCGACTGGTGGTTCTATACTAGGGGGGATGTTTGGAGGACCAACTGCCAAACCTGCAGCTCCCCAGGCCGCAGGATCAATGCTGGGTGGGCTCTTCGGGGGCTCCTCTGCACAAACACCAACAGCTGCAGCTGGTGGGTCTCTACTGGGCGGAATGTTCGGAGGGGCGACCGCCCAGACCACAGCGTCCCAGATTGGAGCAGGCCTTGGAGGAATTGGTGGATCCTTATTTGGGGGCGTTGCCAAAGACCCACAAGGACCAAAACCAGCAGAGACCAAGATAACACCGGCTGCTGCACCGCCGACAGAAAATAAAAGTGAAAGTGTGCCACTCAAAATAGATCAAGTTAGTACTGAGGCTCAGGAAAATATACCGAAAGAAGTAAGTGATGTGGTTCCTCCAAGTGTTAATAGTAATCTGGCTGATGCCACTGTGAAAGAAAAGAGTGATATCGAAGGGGAGGAGGTAATACATGAGAAGCCTATTCTGATTATTGGTGAGGCTGAAAATAAAGACTTGGACATGTCAGCAACACCTGATGTCCAAAAGGTAGATACTGGGAAAGCTACCGTTGATCCGGTCCCCCAAAATCCAGACTCATCTCAAGCCAAGTCCCTATTTGGCTTCATGTCAACACCAGGTGAGGCAGGGAAATCTTTGGGATCGCTTTTCTCCTCCACACCAGCACAGACTGCAGCTTCCCCCTCAACGCCCCAGTCAGATGCAGTCAGTGGTCTGTTCTCAGGATTTAAAACCTTATCGGCAGGGATATTTCAAGAGGAAAGTCCGGCTGCAGAGAAGCAAGAGCAACCGgctgccacctccacctccttgtttgGAGCCAAGATCTCTTTCCCCTGGCAGACGGAGTCCTCAAAACCCCCTGCTCCCTCCGTCAGTACACCCCAGCCAAGACCTAGTGTCACCACAACAAACACTCAGTCTGTTCCTACTACTCCTGCTGCCCAGAGGAAGGAACCGGTAGGTAGCCAGGGTGTTATAGCCCACCCCCAGATTTGCCTCTCCACTCCTGAAGTAGATCCTTCAGCTTCCCCCTCCCAAAAGGAGCAGGAAGGTCTTGTAGAAACCCCTTCTTCCGCGGGCCCCACTTCTGGAGTGCAGCTGGACACCCTGTCCAAGACGGAGCTATTGAGTGCAAAAAGGCTAGTAAAAGCATAA